Proteins from one Desulfitobacterium chlororespirans DSM 11544 genomic window:
- a CDS encoding Crp/Fnr family transcriptional regulator, translated as MAKIMKQFLKGNDLSLSIQAIFKNELIPCTVRHLPKGEILWHDKEPHLYSYFIINGIIKLHVVTKEGREKALFYYTNSSLLGFQNLAKEKRTITTATAILPTSLYACEFSLLYTFVMNNPEYFAAFTSYIFHHMAVEAEEIVNISLYNTAERLAALLVLLAEEFPQNEQGYIEIPFNNEELATMVGACRNSVFNALSVFQKQNLIHKGRGRLTITDLPRLKEYV; from the coding sequence ATGGCGAAAATTATGAAACAGTTTTTAAAAGGAAACGATTTATCGCTCAGCATCCAAGCAATATTTAAAAATGAACTTATACCCTGCACGGTAAGGCATTTGCCAAAGGGTGAAATCCTTTGGCATGACAAAGAGCCGCACCTTTACAGTTATTTTATTATCAATGGCATCATTAAACTTCACGTGGTTACGAAAGAGGGCCGGGAAAAAGCCTTGTTTTACTATACGAACAGCTCTCTTTTAGGATTTCAGAATTTAGCTAAAGAAAAAAGGACGATTACTACGGCCACAGCCATTTTACCGACTTCACTTTACGCCTGTGAGTTCTCCCTGCTCTACACCTTTGTTATGAACAACCCTGAATATTTTGCTGCTTTCACAAGTTACATTTTTCACCATATGGCGGTGGAGGCAGAGGAAATCGTCAATATATCCTTATACAATACGGCGGAACGACTGGCTGCCCTTCTCGTTCTACTGGCGGAAGAATTTCCTCAGAATGAGCAGGGCTATATTGAGATTCCTTTTAATAACGAGGAACTGGCGACGATGGTCGGTGCTTGCCGCAACAGCGTCTTTAATGCTTTATCCGTATTTCAAAAGCAGAATCTGATTCATAAGGGCAGGGGAAGATTAACAATTACTGATTTGCCCCGCTTAAAGGAGTATGTATAG